In the genome of Thiomicrospira aerophila AL3, one region contains:
- a CDS encoding efflux RND transporter periplasmic adaptor subunit, translated as MKSYSLALAGLLAMSLGLSGCSDEPTPAGAQNDAVNTHEVTVTQVQLGTVPVLVNVPGSVVPDQQARIASRLMGNIQTLPVQLGDHVKRGDLLFTIDPQDINSQISQARAAFQQAQAALENARADFDRFSQLLREESVSRQQFDGVRLQYNVAQENLAAARAGLEQAEAQLTYANVRAPFDGVIVQKLAVAGDLAAPGNPIVVIENLRSLSVQTEVSQDLFAAIKVGDKALIQVDGVSQVLEGEIYSLVAAANPRTRGHTTKLSLPVVDNVNSGTFARISFIRGERQAIMIPQAAVVNRAGIEGVFVVTDDARVQFRMVRLGAQKGADVEVQAGLDMGEVIVVSNNQTLVNGDRVVTQTAMLERVE; from the coding sequence ATGAAAAGTTATTCTTTGGCTTTAGCAGGCCTGCTAGCAATGTCGCTTGGCTTAAGCGGATGTAGTGATGAGCCAACCCCAGCCGGTGCGCAAAATGATGCCGTTAATACCCATGAAGTGACGGTGACTCAAGTGCAGTTAGGCACCGTACCGGTATTGGTGAATGTGCCGGGTTCGGTGGTGCCGGACCAGCAAGCTCGCATTGCTTCGCGTTTAATGGGTAATATTCAGACATTACCGGTGCAGTTAGGGGATCACGTTAAGCGTGGTGATCTGCTGTTTACCATTGATCCACAAGATATTAACAGCCAGATTTCGCAAGCGCGTGCAGCGTTTCAACAAGCTCAAGCGGCGTTGGAAAATGCACGGGCCGATTTTGATCGTTTCAGTCAATTATTACGTGAAGAATCGGTATCTCGTCAGCAGTTTGATGGCGTGCGTTTGCAATATAACGTGGCGCAAGAAAACCTTGCAGCGGCCCGTGCCGGTTTAGAGCAAGCGGAAGCACAGTTGACCTATGCTAATGTTAGAGCGCCTTTTGATGGTGTGATAGTGCAAAAGTTAGCGGTAGCGGGTGATTTAGCGGCGCCGGGTAATCCGATTGTGGTGATTGAAAACTTGCGTTCATTAAGCGTACAAACTGAAGTGTCACAAGATTTATTTGCGGCGATTAAAGTGGGTGATAAGGCGCTAATTCAGGTAGATGGCGTTAGCCAAGTGCTAGAAGGTGAGATTTATTCATTAGTAGCGGCAGCGAATCCGCGTACTCGTGGTCATACCACCAAATTAAGCTTGCCGGTGGTGGATAATGTTAACTCGGGTACCTTTGCTCGCATTAGTTTTATTCGTGGCGAGCGCCAAGCGATTATGATTCCACAAGCGGCCGTCGTTAATCGCGCCGGTATTGAAGGTGTATTTGTGGTTACGGATGATGCGCGGGTGCAGTTCCGTATGGTGCGTTTAGGCGCGCAAAAAGGCGCGGATGTTGAAGTACAAGCAGGCCTAGATATGGGTGAAGTGATTGTGGTGAGTAACAATCAAACCCTGGTCAATGGTGATCGTGTAGTGACTCAAACAGCGATGCTGGAGCGCGTTGAATAA